The following are encoded in a window of Drosophila simulans strain w501 chromosome 3L, Prin_Dsim_3.1, whole genome shotgun sequence genomic DNA:
- the LOC6736569 gene encoding hippocampus abundant transcript 1 protein isoform X2, whose amino-acid sequence MRSGRSYGQRQSDTLESSFELEDSEAEQVNSPVAIKGEPSAPGDPDRDGDADRERQESGEQTDSLSTRSSSSTPTTADVADVETISSLPLSPPAFGGRGNQLAKRHSPLKDKQAEQADSSSSSSCSQQPDADDVPTTSRYAAAAAHPSAAFAETAITASSGSGRVCGGSGGAAHRRTHSAASYISMRSQGGNSEATPERPKRNRFFEWIRVVCNFCCCKSSGIGEPSVHHALVVIFLEFFAWGLLTMPIISTLNQTFPDHTFLMNGLVMGIKGILSFLSAPLIGALSDIWGRKFFLLVTVFFTCLPIPLMSINTWWFFAMISISGAFAVTFSVVFAYVADVTTPEERSKAYGLASATFAASLVISPALGNALMEMYGDTLVVALSTAIALLDVFFILVAVPESLSEKMRPASWGAPISWEQADPFLALRKVGTDKTVLMLCLTVLLSYLPEAGEYSCMFVYLKLKMGFNYVEVSVFIAIVGILSITVQVTLGSFMKVFGAKRTIIMGLALEIVQLLWYGFGSQKWMMWSAGVVAALGSITYPAISAFVSLYAAPESQGAVQGMITGMRGLCNGLGPAVFGVVFYLFNVDLNDDHDSHAKSSGSRATNVEKISQHVPGPPFVFGALCVFCAIIVSAFIPEGQTSTLEKKRASLDVQYEIETGHKAPSSLAPLIRSDSLAQL is encoded by the exons ATGCGCAGCGGGCGGAGCTATGGCCAGCGGCAGAGCGACACGCTGGAGAGCAGCTTCGAGCTGGAGGATTCCGAGGCGGAACAGGTCAATTCACCGGTGGCAATCAAGGGAGAACCATCGGCACCCGGAGATCCTGATCGGGATGGGGATGCTGATCGAGAGCGGCAGGAGTCGGGTGAACAGACGGACAGTCTGAGCACGCGCAGCAGCAGTTCCACGCCGACAACGGCGGATGTGGCCGATGTGGAGACCATCAGCTCCCTGCCGCTCTCTCCACCCGCCTTTGGCGGTCGTGGCAATCAACTGGCCAAGCGTCACTCTCCGCTGAAGGACAAGCAGGCAGAGCAGGCGgacagcagctccagctccagctgcagtcAGCAGCCCGATGCGGACGATGTGCCCACG ACTTCGCGgtatgcagctgcagcagcacatcCCAGCGCGGCATTCGCGGAGACGGCGATCACCGCGTCCTCGGGATCGGGCCGAGTGTGCGGCGGAAGCGGAGGAGCCGCCCACAGGCGCACCCACTCGGCCGCCTCCTACATCTCGATGAGATCGCAGGGCGGCAACTCGGAGGCGACTCCGGAGCGACCAAAACGGAACCGCTTCTTCGAGTGGATTCGCGTTGTGTGCAacttctgctgctgcaag AGTTCCGGAATCGGAGAGCCGAGTGTTCATCATGCGCTGGTTGTGATATTTCTAGAGTTCTTCGCCTGGGGCCTGCTGACGATGCCCATAATATCG ACTCTCAACCAGACGTTCCCGGATCACACATTCCTAATGAACGGCCTGGTCATGGGCATCAAGGGCATCCTGTCGTTCCTGTCGGCGCCTCTCATCGGCGCCCTTTCGGACATCTGGGGCCGAAAGTTTTTCCTATTAGTCACAGTATTCTTCACCTGCCTGCCCATACCGCTGATGTCCATCAATACGTGGTGGTTCTTTGCCATGATCTCAATAAGCGGCGCCTTCGCCGTCACCTTCTCGGTGGTGTTTGCCTACGTGGCGGACGTCACCACGCCGGAGGAGCGATCAAAGGCCTATGGCCTGGCCTCGGCCACATTCGCCGCCAGCCTGGTCATCTCGCCGGCTCTGGGCAATGCCCTGATGGAGATGTACGGCGACACGCTGGTCGTGGCCCTCTCCACGGCCATTGCGCTGCTCGATGTATTCTTCATACTGGTGGCCGTGCCGGAGAGTCTATCAGAGAAGATGCGGCCAGCCTCCTGGGGTGCGCCTATCAGCTGGGAGCAGGCGGATCCTTTTCTG GCCCTGCGCAAAGTGGGCACCGATAAGACCGTACTGATGCTGTGCCTCACTGTGCTGTTATCCTATCTGCCCGAGGCAGGGGAGTATTCCTGCATGTTTGTCTATCTGAAACTGAAGATGGGCTTCAACTATGTGGAGGTCTCGGTCTTTATAGCCATAGTAGGCATTCTCAGCATCACGGTGCAAGTCACACTCGGCTCCTTCATGAA AGTGTTTGGAGCCAAGCGCACGATCATAATGGGCCTAGCCCTGGAGATCGTGCAGCTGCTGTGGTACGGCTTTGGCAGTCAAAAGTG GATGATGTGGTCGGCTGGCGTTGTGGCTGCCCTGGGCTCCATCACGTATCCCGCTATCAGTGCTTTTGTATCCCTGTATGCGGCTCCCGAGAGTCAGG GCGCTGTTCAGGGCATGATCACGGGCATGAGGGGTCTGTGCAATGGCCTGGGTCCTGCGGTCTTCGGAGTCGTCTTCTACCTGTTTAACGTGGACCTGAACGACGACCACGACTCGCATGCGaagagcagcggcagcagggcGACGAACGTGGAGAAGATCTCACAGCATGTGCCAGGTCCGCCCTTCGTGTTTGGCGCCTTGTGCGTCTTCTGTGCCATAATAGTGTCCGCGTTCATTCCGGAGGGGCAGACCTCCACACTGGAAAAGAAAC GTGCCTCGCTAGACGTGCAGTACGAGATTGAGACGGGTCACAAGGCGCCCAGCTCCCTGGCGCCGCTCATCCGCTCCGACTCGCTGGCGCAGCTGTAG
- the LOC6736569 gene encoding hippocampus abundant transcript 1 protein isoform X1 yields MRSGRSYGQRQSDTLESSFELEDSEAEQVNSPVAIKGEPSAPGDPDRDGDADRERQESGEQTDSLSTRSSSSTPTTADVADVETISSLPLSPPAFGGRGNQLAKRHSPLKDKQAEQADSSSSSSCSQQPDADDVPTVSGCDLRQSPPSSSSSSTSTSTSPQTSRYAAAAAHPSAAFAETAITASSGSGRVCGGSGGAAHRRTHSAASYISMRSQGGNSEATPERPKRNRFFEWIRVVCNFCCCKSSGIGEPSVHHALVVIFLEFFAWGLLTMPIISTLNQTFPDHTFLMNGLVMGIKGILSFLSAPLIGALSDIWGRKFFLLVTVFFTCLPIPLMSINTWWFFAMISISGAFAVTFSVVFAYVADVTTPEERSKAYGLASATFAASLVISPALGNALMEMYGDTLVVALSTAIALLDVFFILVAVPESLSEKMRPASWGAPISWEQADPFLALRKVGTDKTVLMLCLTVLLSYLPEAGEYSCMFVYLKLKMGFNYVEVSVFIAIVGILSITVQVTLGSFMKVFGAKRTIIMGLALEIVQLLWYGFGSQKWMMWSAGVVAALGSITYPAISAFVSLYAAPESQGAVQGMITGMRGLCNGLGPAVFGVVFYLFNVDLNDDHDSHAKSSGSRATNVEKISQHVPGPPFVFGALCVFCAIIVSAFIPEGQTSTLEKKRASLDVQYEIETGHKAPSSLAPLIRSDSLAQL; encoded by the exons ATGCGCAGCGGGCGGAGCTATGGCCAGCGGCAGAGCGACACGCTGGAGAGCAGCTTCGAGCTGGAGGATTCCGAGGCGGAACAGGTCAATTCACCGGTGGCAATCAAGGGAGAACCATCGGCACCCGGAGATCCTGATCGGGATGGGGATGCTGATCGAGAGCGGCAGGAGTCGGGTGAACAGACGGACAGTCTGAGCACGCGCAGCAGCAGTTCCACGCCGACAACGGCGGATGTGGCCGATGTGGAGACCATCAGCTCCCTGCCGCTCTCTCCACCCGCCTTTGGCGGTCGTGGCAATCAACTGGCCAAGCGTCACTCTCCGCTGAAGGACAAGCAGGCAGAGCAGGCGgacagcagctccagctccagctgcagtcAGCAGCCCGATGCGGACGATGTGCCCACGGTAAGTGGGTGCGATCTGCGGCAGAGCCCgccctcatcctcgtcctcctccacctcAACTTCCACATCCCCGCAGACTTCGCGgtatgcagctgcagcagcacatcCCAGCGCGGCATTCGCGGAGACGGCGATCACCGCGTCCTCGGGATCGGGCCGAGTGTGCGGCGGAAGCGGAGGAGCCGCCCACAGGCGCACCCACTCGGCCGCCTCCTACATCTCGATGAGATCGCAGGGCGGCAACTCGGAGGCGACTCCGGAGCGACCAAAACGGAACCGCTTCTTCGAGTGGATTCGCGTTGTGTGCAacttctgctgctgcaag AGTTCCGGAATCGGAGAGCCGAGTGTTCATCATGCGCTGGTTGTGATATTTCTAGAGTTCTTCGCCTGGGGCCTGCTGACGATGCCCATAATATCG ACTCTCAACCAGACGTTCCCGGATCACACATTCCTAATGAACGGCCTGGTCATGGGCATCAAGGGCATCCTGTCGTTCCTGTCGGCGCCTCTCATCGGCGCCCTTTCGGACATCTGGGGCCGAAAGTTTTTCCTATTAGTCACAGTATTCTTCACCTGCCTGCCCATACCGCTGATGTCCATCAATACGTGGTGGTTCTTTGCCATGATCTCAATAAGCGGCGCCTTCGCCGTCACCTTCTCGGTGGTGTTTGCCTACGTGGCGGACGTCACCACGCCGGAGGAGCGATCAAAGGCCTATGGCCTGGCCTCGGCCACATTCGCCGCCAGCCTGGTCATCTCGCCGGCTCTGGGCAATGCCCTGATGGAGATGTACGGCGACACGCTGGTCGTGGCCCTCTCCACGGCCATTGCGCTGCTCGATGTATTCTTCATACTGGTGGCCGTGCCGGAGAGTCTATCAGAGAAGATGCGGCCAGCCTCCTGGGGTGCGCCTATCAGCTGGGAGCAGGCGGATCCTTTTCTG GCCCTGCGCAAAGTGGGCACCGATAAGACCGTACTGATGCTGTGCCTCACTGTGCTGTTATCCTATCTGCCCGAGGCAGGGGAGTATTCCTGCATGTTTGTCTATCTGAAACTGAAGATGGGCTTCAACTATGTGGAGGTCTCGGTCTTTATAGCCATAGTAGGCATTCTCAGCATCACGGTGCAAGTCACACTCGGCTCCTTCATGAA AGTGTTTGGAGCCAAGCGCACGATCATAATGGGCCTAGCCCTGGAGATCGTGCAGCTGCTGTGGTACGGCTTTGGCAGTCAAAAGTG GATGATGTGGTCGGCTGGCGTTGTGGCTGCCCTGGGCTCCATCACGTATCCCGCTATCAGTGCTTTTGTATCCCTGTATGCGGCTCCCGAGAGTCAGG GCGCTGTTCAGGGCATGATCACGGGCATGAGGGGTCTGTGCAATGGCCTGGGTCCTGCGGTCTTCGGAGTCGTCTTCTACCTGTTTAACGTGGACCTGAACGACGACCACGACTCGCATGCGaagagcagcggcagcagggcGACGAACGTGGAGAAGATCTCACAGCATGTGCCAGGTCCGCCCTTCGTGTTTGGCGCCTTGTGCGTCTTCTGTGCCATAATAGTGTCCGCGTTCATTCCGGAGGGGCAGACCTCCACACTGGAAAAGAAAC GTGCCTCGCTAGACGTGCAGTACGAGATTGAGACGGGTCACAAGGCGCCCAGCTCCCTGGCGCCGCTCATCCGCTCCGACTCGCTGGCGCAGCTGTAG
- the LOC6736569 gene encoding hippocampus abundant transcript 1 protein isoform X3, with product MPKIHVKKPLAGLVIRNRAHKSKSVFTSSGIGEPSVHHALVVIFLEFFAWGLLTMPIISTLNQTFPDHTFLMNGLVMGIKGILSFLSAPLIGALSDIWGRKFFLLVTVFFTCLPIPLMSINTWWFFAMISISGAFAVTFSVVFAYVADVTTPEERSKAYGLASATFAASLVISPALGNALMEMYGDTLVVALSTAIALLDVFFILVAVPESLSEKMRPASWGAPISWEQADPFLALRKVGTDKTVLMLCLTVLLSYLPEAGEYSCMFVYLKLKMGFNYVEVSVFIAIVGILSITVQVTLGSFMKVFGAKRTIIMGLALEIVQLLWYGFGSQKWMMWSAGVVAALGSITYPAISAFVSLYAAPESQGAVQGMITGMRGLCNGLGPAVFGVVFYLFNVDLNDDHDSHAKSSGSRATNVEKISQHVPGPPFVFGALCVFCAIIVSAFIPEGQTSTLEKKRASLDVQYEIETGHKAPSSLAPLIRSDSLAQL from the exons AGTTCCGGAATCGGAGAGCCGAGTGTTCATCATGCGCTGGTTGTGATATTTCTAGAGTTCTTCGCCTGGGGCCTGCTGACGATGCCCATAATATCG ACTCTCAACCAGACGTTCCCGGATCACACATTCCTAATGAACGGCCTGGTCATGGGCATCAAGGGCATCCTGTCGTTCCTGTCGGCGCCTCTCATCGGCGCCCTTTCGGACATCTGGGGCCGAAAGTTTTTCCTATTAGTCACAGTATTCTTCACCTGCCTGCCCATACCGCTGATGTCCATCAATACGTGGTGGTTCTTTGCCATGATCTCAATAAGCGGCGCCTTCGCCGTCACCTTCTCGGTGGTGTTTGCCTACGTGGCGGACGTCACCACGCCGGAGGAGCGATCAAAGGCCTATGGCCTGGCCTCGGCCACATTCGCCGCCAGCCTGGTCATCTCGCCGGCTCTGGGCAATGCCCTGATGGAGATGTACGGCGACACGCTGGTCGTGGCCCTCTCCACGGCCATTGCGCTGCTCGATGTATTCTTCATACTGGTGGCCGTGCCGGAGAGTCTATCAGAGAAGATGCGGCCAGCCTCCTGGGGTGCGCCTATCAGCTGGGAGCAGGCGGATCCTTTTCTG GCCCTGCGCAAAGTGGGCACCGATAAGACCGTACTGATGCTGTGCCTCACTGTGCTGTTATCCTATCTGCCCGAGGCAGGGGAGTATTCCTGCATGTTTGTCTATCTGAAACTGAAGATGGGCTTCAACTATGTGGAGGTCTCGGTCTTTATAGCCATAGTAGGCATTCTCAGCATCACGGTGCAAGTCACACTCGGCTCCTTCATGAA AGTGTTTGGAGCCAAGCGCACGATCATAATGGGCCTAGCCCTGGAGATCGTGCAGCTGCTGTGGTACGGCTTTGGCAGTCAAAAGTG GATGATGTGGTCGGCTGGCGTTGTGGCTGCCCTGGGCTCCATCACGTATCCCGCTATCAGTGCTTTTGTATCCCTGTATGCGGCTCCCGAGAGTCAGG GCGCTGTTCAGGGCATGATCACGGGCATGAGGGGTCTGTGCAATGGCCTGGGTCCTGCGGTCTTCGGAGTCGTCTTCTACCTGTTTAACGTGGACCTGAACGACGACCACGACTCGCATGCGaagagcagcggcagcagggcGACGAACGTGGAGAAGATCTCACAGCATGTGCCAGGTCCGCCCTTCGTGTTTGGCGCCTTGTGCGTCTTCTGTGCCATAATAGTGTCCGCGTTCATTCCGGAGGGGCAGACCTCCACACTGGAAAAGAAAC GTGCCTCGCTAGACGTGCAGTACGAGATTGAGACGGGTCACAAGGCGCCCAGCTCCCTGGCGCCGCTCATCCGCTCCGACTCGCTGGCGCAGCTGTAG